In a genomic window of bacterium:
- a CDS encoding phosphocholine cytidylyltransferase family protein — translation MIAVVLAAGSSYRMRPLTDHMPKCLLPIEGKPILEQILQNISAGGFTDVLMVTGYQEQMIQEYIQAHSHGLNYRFITNEIYATTSDSVSLYKTKPYAQGQEIFLVDADLWFYPGAMNKLLRAPEADIVAINSKSHLDEEAVKVILDGSSSRIVEMGKPVDISRSVGEAVGIRKFSAAYMDRLYRVLERRIVKERILDQVFECSVQELLDHGVPLYAVDTCEWPSIEMDTPEDYFRAQKLVAAYEATLRRNG, via the coding sequence ATGATCGCTGTCGTTCTTGCCGCAGGTTCCTCCTATCGTATGCGTCCACTGACCGATCATATGCCCAAATGTCTGTTACCCATCGAAGGCAAGCCGATTCTCGAACAGATCCTGCAAAACATCTCTGCCGGTGGGTTCACCGATGTGTTGATGGTCACCGGGTATCAGGAACAAATGATCCAAGAGTACATTCAAGCCCACTCGCACGGCCTGAATTACCGCTTCATCACCAACGAAATCTATGCCACCACCAGCGACAGCGTGTCGCTGTACAAAACCAAACCCTATGCGCAAGGGCAAGAAATTTTTTTGGTGGACGCAGACCTGTGGTTTTATCCCGGGGCTATGAACAAACTGCTCCGAGCGCCGGAAGCGGACATCGTCGCCATCAACAGCAAAAGCCATCTGGATGAAGAGGCGGTCAAAGTGATTCTGGATGGATCATCGTCCCGTATCGTGGAAATGGGCAAACCGGTGGACATCAGCCGATCGGTGGGCGAGGCGGTCGGCATCCGCAAGTTTTCCGCAGCCTATATGGACAGGCTGTACCGGGTGTTGGAACGCCGCATCGTCAAAGAGCGCATCCTGGACCAGGTGTTCGAGTGCTCGGTGCAGGAGTTGCTGGATCATGGCGTGCCGCTCTATGCCGTGGATACCTGCGAATGGCCCAGCATTGAAATGGACACCCCGGAGGATTATTTCAGAGCGCAAAAATTGGTCGCAGCCTATGAGGCCACACTGAGACGCAACGGTTGA
- a CDS encoding CDP-alcohol phosphatidyltransferase family protein codes for MAFSWPEYKSSLKDTEVEELIDLYFYRLLGYGFVKVVSWSPITPNQITYVGMIFGVLSALSFAGASLVPAALFLLLANVMDCADGQLARLKKNGTYLGGIIDGFFDYIVGASTLIGICICLMLENDPLPIALLILAAGFSRAFQNILVDQRRHFYAKSTSLESDAFILDEQSLRQHRRQQGGLLEKMILRSGLAYIAIQRFGIRLTRVTFNDFKIFNDYPDHRSFLLRSWSFLGSSTHITLAILAALLNRLAWYLWITLIAGNLYLLMLVLTESFFVHRFSKITVEAK; via the coding sequence TTGGCATTCAGTTGGCCTGAATACAAAAGTTCACTTAAAGACACTGAAGTCGAAGAACTTATTGACCTCTATTTTTATCGTCTACTGGGCTATGGGTTCGTCAAGGTCGTTTCATGGTCCCCCATCACCCCCAATCAGATAACCTATGTGGGCATGATTTTCGGCGTGCTCTCCGCCCTCTCTTTTGCCGGCGCCTCGCTTGTGCCAGCGGCTCTGTTTTTACTCCTGGCTAATGTGATGGACTGCGCCGACGGCCAGCTGGCCCGCTTGAAAAAGAATGGCACTTACCTGGGCGGCATCATCGACGGCTTTTTCGATTACATCGTCGGCGCCTCCACCCTGATCGGAATCTGCATCTGCCTGATGCTGGAAAACGATCCGCTGCCGATCGCTCTGTTGATCCTGGCGGCGGGATTCAGCCGGGCGTTTCAGAACATTCTGGTGGATCAGCGCCGCCACTTTTACGCCAAATCCACCTCGCTCGAATCAGACGCCTTTATTCTTGACGAGCAGAGTCTGCGGCAGCATCGCCGCCAGCAGGGCGGTCTGCTGGAAAAAATGATCCTCCGCAGCGGCCTGGCCTACATCGCCATTCAGCGATTCGGCATTCGTCTGACTCGTGTCACCTTTAACGACTTTAAAATCTTCAACGACTATCCTGACCATCGCTCTTTCCTTTTGCGCAGCTGGTCCTTTCTGGGCAGCTCCACCCACATCACCCTGGCCATTCTCGCCGCGCTGCTGAATCGCCTGGCGTGGTATCTCTGGATCACCCTGATCGCCGGCAACCTGTATCTGCTCATGCTCGTTCTAACCGAATCCTTCTTTGTGCATCGCTTCAGCAAAATCACTGTGGAGGCTAAATGA